The segment AATCTTTTATCAATTCTAACGTGTAACGACGATAACAAAACATGAGaatgaaaaaccaaaaaaaaatcacttactTTGATAGTGGCAAACGTCATGTTGTTGACGTAACTCCTTGTGTTTCCAATAACTTGATTGTCAACAAACCATGGCCTCCATTGATCAATGATCGAATAGTTTAGAGATCTAATCCAAGCTACGGTTCCAACATAAGGCACCATCATATCATGATCGCCACTGACACTGTAAACCAATGACCTATATAACCCTTTTCTGCTAATGTTCATATGGTACGGTAGACTACTctttatgtttttctcataagCCATATCCCAATCGCATCTCATCCATTTCCCTATACTTCCCTGAAAAATTTACATACATTAATTGattgataatatattatatGGTTGTTAGATAATAACATGCATGtaattatgtatatatgaatGTAAAATGACATACTTTCTCCACATGAAGCGCTTTGCGTACATCTTCATCATTAGCCCAATATGTAGCTAAAACATAACGGTACATCTGCACATTTCATCTCAGTGGTTTATATAACAACATGATTTCCACTGCATAACTAAACCAAtccttttctttatttttttccttggCTTACATAGCAACCAGGAGTTGGAAGATAAAGATCTGACTGGTCTTTCGAGACTTCTTCTTCCAGCATTCTCCATTGAAAATGGATTTGGTGAAGCCAAATCACACAATGGTATCAGAATAGAACCTTCATTTATCCTTGATACACACTGTCATCAATCATCATAATCAGCAATGCAAAAAGAATTAAACTAGTCTTGGTTTATTCACATTTTTAAACTTTGTTTACCTTATCGTAGTCTTCCACCAATTTCAAGCATTGTGTATTAGTGTGGTCTATGTTTACATAGTTTCCGTTGCAGCTTATCTTTAGCGACTGAAAACAAGAGTTACAAGAAACTAGTTTAATGAAAGTACTTACATTAGGGTATAGAAGAGACTAGGTAAGACTTCAATATATTATATACCTCAAAAAGTTCATCAGAGATCAGTCCCATTCCATGTGCGTATGGAATCTTGGCGTTATGATCTTTATCAAGTTCTGTTGACGGATTCCCAAGAACATAGCCCTGTTGGTAAAAATGATGCTTTCAAACAAGGTTTACATATCTATAAAGTTATGAATCATaatttataatgaaaatataGTGAAGATACTGATCGTGAACCTTAAGATTCATCGGTTTGTTGCTATTTTCATTTCCTGCGTAACCATAATGTGTAAGAGCGTAATAAGTGGCTAAGTAAAATAATATCCAAAGAAGATCAGAAGATGGataatggaaaaaaaaacaacaaaatcaaacCTATTGAGATCTGTTGAACAATGGCTGGCACAACTATACCAGCGTAAGAATCTCCACCGACATAGAGAGGATTTGAGACAAACTCTGGATGCTCCACTAGCcactacaacaacaacaacaacaacaaggatTGAAAAGATTATGATATACTTTTACTGAAGAGACATAT is part of the Brassica rapa cultivar Chiifu-401-42 chromosome A09, CAAS_Brap_v3.01, whole genome shotgun sequence genome and harbors:
- the LOC103840196 gene encoding LOW QUALITY PROTEIN: serine carboxypeptidase-like 18 (The sequence of the model RefSeq protein was modified relative to this genomic sequence to represent the inferred CDS: inserted 2 bases in 1 codon; deleted 1 base in 1 codon); this encodes MKSRMSKAWKMKLLLLLQLLLLTQHGVDTASVISHLPGFEGPLPFHLETGYIGVGEEEKVQLFYYFIKSENKPEEDPLLIWLTGGPACTALSALAFEIGPLTFKTEGYNGGLPSLVSTSYSWTKVASIIFLDQPVGTGFSYSTTPLADKPSDTGEAKQTYEFLQKWLVEHPEFVSNPLYVGGDSYAGIVVPAIVQQISIGNENSNKPMNLKGYVLGNPSTELDKDHNAKIPYAHGMGLISDELFESLKISCNGNYVNIDHTNTQCLKLVEDYDKCVSRINEGSILIPLCDLASPNPFSMENAGRRSLERXQSDLYLPTPGCYMYRYVLATYWANDEDVRKALHVEKGSIGKWMRCDWDMAYEKNIKSSLPYHMNISRKGLYRSLVYSVSGDHDMMVPYVGTVAWIRSLNYSIIDQWRPWFVDNQVIGNTRSYVNNMTFATIKGGGHTAEYKPYESFMMFQRWIRNQPL